ATCAACAATATCAGCCATGAATTTTACCTCTCTAGCAAAGCTTCTACAAGATAGTAAATCATGTTTAAGTTTTATTAATGACAATTCTGGTAAAATATAGTCTGATGATTTTCTTCAGTTTTTTTTATACATCAAATGGATAAACGCACTTATGCAATATTAGGAACCGGCGCATTAGGTGGATTTTATGGCGCAAAACTCCAAAAATCCGGTTTAGAAGTTCACTATTTACTCAAAAGTGATTACCAACAGGTAAGGGAAAATGGTCTCATTATTGAGTCTAAAGACGGTGATTTCACCCTCCCCCAAGTTAATGCTTATAACAATGTAGACAAAATGCCACCGTGTGATGTGGTAATAATATCACTAAAAACAACCCAAAATCAACTTTTACCCCATTTATTACCACCAATAGTTAAAGATGACGGGGTAGTATTGGTATTACAAAATGGACTGGATATAGAAGCAGAAGTTGCAGAAATTGTCAATAATGTCAGCATTATTGGGGGTTTATGTTTTCTCTGTGCTAATAAAGTTGCACCAGGACATATTCATCATTTAGATTATGGACAAATTACTTTAGGTGAGTATAAATCTAATTATCAATTAACCGGCATTACTAAAAAAATACGGGAAGTTACCACAGATTTTGAAAATGCTGGTATATCTATAGAAATGTTAGAAGATCTACTATTAGGACGTTGGAAAAAGTTAGTCTGGAATATTCCCTATAATGGCTTATCTGTAATTCTTGATGGGAGAACAGATGAATTGATGACGGATATTCACACTCGTCAGTTAGTGGAAAGTTTGATGTGGGAGGTAGTCGCAGGGGCAAAAAGTACAGGGAGAATTATTCCTGAAAGTTTTATTCAAACCATGTTAGATTACACCACAAGAATGAAACCCTACCGCACCAGTATGAAAATTGATTTTGATGAAAAGCGTCCTTTAGAAGTAGACGCAATTTTTGGTAATCCATTAAGAAAAGCAGAATTAGCAGGTGTAAATTTGCAGCAAATTCGTTGTTTATATCAACAATTAAAGTTTTTGGATATGAAAAATAGAAGTTAAATCTAAATCCTGACTCATCCTATAAAAAAATGGACAAATCAACTA
The DNA window shown above is from Anabaena sp. WA102 and carries:
- a CDS encoding putative 2-dehydropantoate 2-reductase, which produces MDKRTYAILGTGALGGFYGAKLQKSGLEVHYLLKSDYQQVRENGLIIESKDGDFTLPQVNAYNNVDKMPPCDVVIISLKTTQNQLLPHLLPPIVKDDGVVLVLQNGLDIEAEVAEIVNNVSIIGGLCFLCANKVAPGHIHHLDYGQITLGEYKSNYQLTGITKKIREVTTDFENAGISIEMLEDLLLGRWKKLVWNIPYNGLSVILDGRTDELMTDIHTRQLVESLMWEVVAGAKSTGRIIPESFIQTMLDYTTRMKPYRTSMKIDFDEKRPLEVDAIFGNPLRKAELAGVNLQQIRCLYQQLKFLDMKNRS